The window gatttttgttatataatgagtaaaattaaagttagaaTTCCTTAAAACCAAACGGGTTATAAATTTTTTGACTGTTTCGAGCCTATTAAGACGGTTTACTATTTTTCGGGAGTAATTTGAAACATACTAAAATATACAATGTATTTTGACATCACTCTTAACTATAGATTGCGCATTGAAATTAACACTACGGATGATGtcaacccttttttttttttgcataagTGATTATGAAGATGCTAGAACTGAGGCGGCGGGGAGTGAATTAATGGTCCACCGTTTCAAGGGAGTCCCACATAGAAATACACGTCAGCATCGTTAGTGATGTTAACGTTCCATGTCTGCAGTTCCGTAAAAATTGGACAAAATTTTCACAGCGCGATAGATGGGAAATAAACCATAAACATTAGGAtgcatccaaaaaaaaaatgaatgaaggttgggataaaattgaggCAACGCGAAAAGGTTGGATACATCATGCTATTAACCgtttaaaaattttagaagggtccaaatttttaattttttttgttacaatagAGGCTCATATGTTtaatataatagaatatatatgatgCCTTATTTGGGATTAGAGTTGAGATAAGCTCAACTCTATCCTAActttgtgtgtatatatatatatatatttaattggattataataattgtgttattgaattatgagaaaagatgtgaaaaagtaatgaatagttgagagaaagtaataattgtattggttaattgtggaaaaaataatgaatagttgagagaatttagtattagaaattaaattgaatgattaaaaaaattgaagaaaaaaagaaaaaataataattgtgttattgaattgaagataaatggagttaagtggagtagagttaaaagtaaactctaaaaccaaacaaagaaATCTAATAAAGGAACACGGATAATCTCACATGAGTGTCGAACCTAGAACCTCATACCTTGATGTATTTGGATATATTCAATGTCCTTATTCATGCATCATTATTATGAAGCATTTACACTCATTATATGTTGTGTCTATTTTATGGATTAAGATGAAGCCCGTGAATTAGGGCAATGATTTTAGGGTCATGATGAGTAAAACCAACAATTTTAATAAGTCCTCCTATTTTAAAAGGTTCCTGATCATAGAATCACTGACTAGAGAATCAATAATACTGATAAGACTAGTATAATTGTTACATGCTCCATGATAGAGGGCAGCTAATCTCACAGTTAGTTATGAGAACTTAATAATGTCCAATGGAAATCTTATATAAATGTCAATAGGTGATTCCTCAGGTGATAGAAGGTGTAACTAATCTTTAGAACTGGGATTACTGTAGTACTTTATAATTGTTAATTTATGATTTTGGTCTATTACTTAGCATAACTCATTAGGACGTGTGCATGATATTTTGGATATAACTTTCATGGAAGTGGGTGAATATAAACAAGGGATTGGTTACTTCTAATGCGAGGAGAGAACGGGCTAGGTTTTGTATTGAATATTATTTTGAGAAATCTCTCGCCATAGTAATATTAGAAATATTTGATCCCTTTCATTTGACCTCCATTCTATCTGAGTGAGTGGTCATGACAAGTTGCTAGATGTGAACCGTGACGGGTTAATATGATTAAGAGTTAATTTGGTAATCTTATTAAGTGGTttagtaaaattaaattagttaaTTAGAAGTGTTCTAATAAAACAATTATCTTAACACTATATGGGCCGACACATTGCCAGTTTAGTGCTGTTCAATCGCCCCCCACGTACTTCTTCTGAATTTCGAATAGTATTCAAGATCCTCTGTTTCCGATTATCTAATAAATCGCTTAATGAAAGTAGATTATCTTTCCATTCATTTCAAAACTTCCATAATCCCTTCCCGAGCCAAATAATCGAAAAATTAGGTGGTAtactatatgtatatgtatcttAGAGCTTCTTTTAACAACCTATACATTCTGTTCTCATTTCCAATTGGACGGTCCCTTAACCCAATTAGCAGAGGATTATAAATGGATCAAACTTTGTCACTTCACTTTCACCTACCTTTGGATGAATTTTTTCTAAAGCTAAAGAAAAGGATTtcgaacaaaataaaatttgccttttttatttcgtttttattcagaatttaaaatcaaaatggaaatatatttctatatatattcgatatagaatataataaatatatatttggagtCTAATACAagactttttctcataatgaaatatatttatctattcatttaaatttcaattagaaaaagtaaattttgCTAGCCCGAAATAAGCTGGTAATGATCACGTGTACTTTATTTGGATAAGGACATAACAAGAAGTAAATTAACGATGAAATTTGGGGAATTCCATAAACATTCATTAGAATGTTTGTAGATACATGTTGTATGGCTACGTGCGTGCAAGACTAAAAGGGCAATTTAAAATTGTTTGTTccaaaaaaaccaaaaatctgGTAACTGAAAAGGGATCGAGATCGAGATATCAGTAGCAAGCAAGCAAAGATATATTCTATCTCTGggataattgaaaattaaaaacgGATGGagaagataataataataataaggctCTCTAGTAGCAAATACCGAAATAGGCCAGCAGAGTGAACGCGTGAGAGAGAGGTCGGTCCGAAAGCCAAGTGTTCTTCTCTTTCGCTAGAGGAATCTTGATTTGTATCATCATCGAAGAACGCACACGTATGCATCTCCTCAAAGGATCATATACAACATCTTCACCCGGTCTTCGAAGGTTATACTCCAAAATcagtcttcttttttttttcttaaattgatATCAAGATGATGGTTGTTGGAGTATACAGGAACagatttccttcttcttctttttttggtgcGTTTTCCATTACAAGTGTGCGGGTCCATGTACTctgtttttttcacgatactcaGACCCTATTCTGTAAGGGACATAttccaagattttgaaacCGAACCCTACCTTGTTGAGTTATGGAATCGGAATCTATTCGGAACCTATATTATACCACGAGATCTGAGTATCCTATTAAAACTTGTAAATTTCTtctctcgctaaataaaaccgaaaatatTTCATCCATAATAAGTTATCACGCAAAACAGAATGTCAACatagatttatatattttttaaattagtaactatattttttaaacatagaaatatctaaatataactatatatatatacatatatataatagggggaattattatcaaaatccAGATATCGGTTCCCGTTTCGATTTTGAGTACCCAATATACAAGAATCGGAATCGAAAtcgatttttatttgattccTGTCATATtctcaatacgagctacccggtCCGATTACGGGTATATTTTAATACCCGATTCATATCATAACGGATAGATTTCGGCCGATTCCGGGTATATccggtatccgtgcacacccctattTTTTATTGAGGCGATGggcatattttgaaaaatattcaaaactttgggtcgttttgaaattttaagaaaattaatatccCCCTCATCGAAACTGCAACTGCTTCCCTTCAGTCGTCCACTTTGCTTTGACCTcaactcctctctctctctctctctctctctctctctctctctcagcccGGCCGCCTCTCTCTTTCTGGGTCTCTGTTTGAAGGACTCCTCGTACTATTCCGAAGCATCTCTTTGGTAAGTTCTTAGGTTCCTCCCCCTGACTATGGTCGAATGTTATTCACAGCCGAGAGTAGCTGATAATGGCGAATATTATTCTTTGTGCCCTGCCCCCCTTCAACCATGTCCTGTTAATGTGATAAAGTAATCATAGATAATATCATCGGATTCTGGGGCCTGCCCGGTTCCATAAACCCTGTACATACGCTGTTCCTTATCTTCCTTTGGCCTCTCGATTTCGTGTCGGAATGATTCTATGTCAGGCTCTATGAGCTCAATGTGCCATTAGTTGCTTTACTATTGAGTTGTGTTATCTTTCGGGAGTTGAGTGACTGGGCTGTTGGTTATTTGTGGAAGTCACGAAGAGGTGGCTTGTTCTTTATTTTCGATTGTCGGGTCTCGTGAGAATACGAAAATCACATCGCTAGCAAGATTAGCTGGTAGGTTCCTGGCGTTTTGGTTGGTAGTTTAGTGTGTACAACTCGAAATCAGCTTACTTTGATAAGTGGAATTCTCGGTTGGCTTCGGCTGGTTTTTACGTTCTTCTCATGATTTGCCTGCTTACGCCATCATACGCCCTTTTGACAGGAAGAAGTTTCTTTGTGTCGCACTGGCATCAACCACCGGACGATTCCAAATGTTGCCGATTAACTCCTCTCAAAAGCTTTCCTTCACAAAATCCATCGATCATGGGGATCTGGTCATAATTTATGAGAGACATGATACAATGAAGGCGGTCAAAGTGAGTGAGGGATTATCCTTTCAGAACCGCTTCGGCATGTTTAAACACTCAGACTGGATCGGGAAGCCATTTGGGTCCAAGGTTTACAGCCACAAGGGTGGGTTTGTGTACCTATTAGCTCCAACTCCCGAACTTTGGACACTGGTTCTGAGCCACAGGACTCAGATCCTTTATATTGCCGACATCAGTTTCGTGATTATGTACTTGGAAATAGTTCCGGGTTGCTTGGTTCTCGAGTCTGGGACTGGAAGCGGGTCCCTCACAACCTCTCTTGCCAGGGCCGTGGCTCCTCACGGCCACGTCTACACATTCGATTTTCATGAGCACAGAGCTACTTCTGCTAGGTAATTATATGTTTCTTGATATAGATTACCAGTTTTTGTTTGCAATGTCTGATTATAGAAAAATGACGTACTCTCCACCAAGACTCCCTAAATGCTTATGCTTTACTCGCGCACGCTTGTGTGTGTGATAGATGATAGATTTGATTTATCTCGAACtttaattcataaattttatatagttCTCACGTTTCACATATTTAGGATATGCTTGTTAATCCATCGGCTCTATATTTCTATAGTAGCACTTTTTTAGGACATCATTGACTAGATGTGTTCTGCAGAATGATACCTATAGAGCGTATGAGTATCTGGCGAATAACCAAATGTTTTGGTCTGGACATGAAAGATTGGTCCAAGTTCATAACTGAAACTGAGTCATAGATTTGCTTGTATTGTCATAAGCTTATGGAATGAACTTGGACAATTTATCCATTTTGTTCCTTATCGGGGATGAGATAAGAGAGAGTACAGAGTACTACAGACTGTTGATTTGATGGCTTCTCTTCTTTTAAATTCTTGGTATAATGCTCTGCTTAACTACGACCCAGTAATTTCTGCCTGTTCACTGGAGAAATATTACAACAAAACCAAGATCTGCTCGTGAAAATTCTAATATACCTAGTTATCCCTTCTTGCACAGGGAAGACTTCGAGAGAACAGGAGTGAACAGCATAGTCACGGTCAGTGTTAGAGACATTCAGGGTGAGGGATTCCCTGAAGAATTCTGTGGCAGGGCCGATTCAATCTTCTTGGACCTTCCTCAGCCGTGGCTGGCAATACCTTCAGCAGCTAAGATGTTAAAACCGGATGGGACCCTGTGCTCTTTCTCACCTTGTATTGAGCAAGTCCAGCGATCATGTGAAGTTCTTCGAACAAACTTTACAggtaacaataataataatgataagaAACCATCTTTCTCTCATCCAAAGAAACACAAGCTTGTACATAGTATGCACATCTGCTTGCTTAGATTTTCAAATCACGAAATCTGCTTTCTATGCATCTGTATGATAGATATTAGGACTTTCGAGATCCTCCTTCGCACGTATGAAGTTCGAGAAGTGAAGATGGACGCCTGTCGGGATAGCAATAATGAGTCTCCTAAGAAGCCCCCTTGCAAGAGAAGACAGATGATTGGAGCGAACAATGGTGATGATATATCAAGTCCTACGGTGATGGCAAAGCCTTCCAGCGAGGCTAGAGGGCACACCGGTTATTTAACCTTTGCAAGACTCAAGTGTTTGTAATACACTTCAAAAATTCCAATTTTGTGGTTTAACTGCTGTTAGACATTCATGTGGTTCATTTGTTTCATTACTAATCAAATTGTAAAACCACCTCAATAAGGGATGCAATATTTAATGCATTGATCATTGAGTTTATAGAAAGCGCACACATGAAGTTATAATAAGGTTAGATCACAAGTGATAggatatgagaaaattttgttaAAATTTAGGAGATGAGATATTCGTAAATTTAGTTGTGATGTTCTGAGTAAGGCTTGGTTTGGAAGCAATATTGTCAATGGAAAGAGGGTTCAaacaaaattatcaaaaaataattgttgatttcaaaattaggtAAATAACCTAAGTACGAATCTTAAAGTATAGTTTTTTTACAGTGAATTCAAAAAGCAACAGTTTATTGGTCAATTCAAAAGGCAACAGTTTATTGCAAGGGTTACATGGAAtacttagaaaaaaaatttagattagATAGAAGAGTGTGTCTATCATAAGGAGGCTCCTTAAAAGTTCACTCTTAAGATGCTCCATAAAGAGAGAGATTGTTGTTATTTCGTAACAAAACTGACGAgtttttaacaaaataatgCACCATCTTATCGCAAAATAAATATCTTACGATTAAACAACagatttcttattatttaacaGTAAAACTTACTGACAAGCATTCGACAATAATGACACGGTCCTCCCGATTTGCTTCTGGAAATTGCTTATTTTAAAGAGCTTTCTCATGGAAGCTGATCTCCTAGGTAGGTTCTTAACTAAGTACAAATTCGATATAATTCTCCAAATTGGATTAACCATAATTTTACGGAATCAATACAATAATTTTACCTCACCTTTACCAGAACCGTCACTCACTCTAAACCTTGAAGCAAGAATCTCACTGttactctttcttttttcggtgataATTTCATTGTTAATTTTCATTACTTGAACTTCCTGATCTCCAATGCTTGCCGTTCCCCAATTCTGAGCTTAAGGCTGCTGTGAACTTGAGGTCACATTTTCGAGCCTCGCATTTCAGTGTTTACGGATACCTCAGAGGCCTATGCCTCGTCGGAAGCTTTCAGATCGACCTTTAATGTGATAGATCATGGTCGGATAATCTTGAGGTCAGTGCTGACATCAATATGGCGAGAGAAGGTCAGGATAAGGCAGACCATCGCCCACGCACCGTCGCCCACCAGTAAAGAGCTAAATCCGTGACTCTAGGCCAACTTAGATGACTGATGCTAAGATTGCAAGGTTGCGATCTACTTACAAGCTGAAACTGTCTTGGATTTTGATTGACTTTAATCATGAATACTTTTAATGAGTTTCAAACTCCATAAAAGCTCATACTGCAAGTcaagattttttaaaatctttcagATATTCCGTGAGTCTTTTCAAATTAGATCTTTAATAGGCCATAGAACGATTTTATCCCGTGCACGGGATTCTCACTAGTGTTCCATACCCAATCTAGGGACACTATTTATAAGTCATTCTCTTCCTCGGCAAGAGGAAATTCTCCTCACGATTCAGTTAAGAACTAAAGACTCTGCAAGCAAGATCCAATTCGTTGAACAGATCGCAGGAGGTGGACCACAGTTCACTAGCCAGTTTCGCATTAtacgaaagaaaaagaatttattgtCCGGCCACTCCCACCGAAAAAGTACACTCCCGATGTTTCCTGAAGATAAAGCAAAATGCAAGTATTCATGAGCCTATGCAGTAAAACTCCTTCACAAAATAATGCTTATACGAAGGGACACTTGGAtgagataatatatttttaaaaaaaattagaataattattaagaaaaaatatgtgagagaatttattataaaatttaaaaaaagattaaaaataaataaatagtttggaaaatttaattttaaaaaactcgTCATAataatgttaaaaaaaatatgtgaggaaatttattattaaattaaataaaatatattaaaaaaataatgactgtattattaaattgaggaaaaaatagAGTAAAgtgaagtaaaattttaatttaaaaaccaaacaaaaccGTCTGTGAATGAGAGCAGTCAATGAAACATTTAAGAGATGGTCTAATTGAAATTAAGCATGCTAAAATCGACAAGGTACTCACTGCCCGAATGGAAGAACATGGACCCACGACGATGCAAAATAAAGATAGCCGTGAATTATTATGCATGGTTTTGTTTAATAGGTGCGATCTAATGTCGAAGTTTATCAATTTAGCACTTTCAAAGGATGGCCGTTAATACTGAAATTGAATATTGATTACTGCTAGAATATGCACTCCATCTTGTTTGACAAGTAATCACATTTCGAGGATGTGGATTTATCCCAACAATATGGCAAGGAACCATACATGACAGAAACATGACTTGCTTTCTCCATCAAGCCAATTTGCCGTTGAAGTGCATAGGAGAATAGCAGGAGGCAGACTGCAAACAAGAAATTATTTcacaataaaaggaaaaaaggatTAATTCTCGGGTGCATTATatcaaacagaaaagaaagaaaattctcTTGCATACATTTGGAGTACTCATAAACTTGAGCAAACGGATACTGCTTTGATCTCAAGAAGCACTTGCCCATTACAGCTTGCCCGTCAACCTGCATAAAGCGCACCCAAAAGAAAGAGGTCAATAAATGCAAGTTTGAAGCCATGCCTAAATCTTTGAAGTAAATATCACaaattttgttcattttctCAGTTAGGAGCATATATTCCTTCTATGTGACTAATTAAGGAATTCTCAAAAATCATCCAGACCGTGTGATTGCAATATTTATTCGCTGTGCACTCCAAATTGAACCCGTATAGGGACCATTGTGTTCATAGATTATATGGTTGTTAACATGACCTCATATGAATATCAGAATATGGGGagggaaacaaaagaaaggatCGTgcaataagaaaattttacccGTTCGATGCGTAAATGATGTCACATTCACAATCCTTGAAGGCACAGGGCTGTTTATGAGAAGAGGCAATAAAAGCTGGGTCAAGCAGAATGCACAGATGTCTCTCTGAAAGATTTAAGAATTGTTGTTAGATATGAACAATAAGCAAACACCATTTGACTTTTTGACATAATTGTTCACCATGTTTCAGCATAAAAGAATACAGAAACaaagcaagaaaaaaaaagggaaaaaaaatcattactCGTTGTATCCTTCAGCTGTCTTTCTCAGAGAAGTTGCAAGTATCCCAGCATTGTTTATTAAGAGTTGGACCGAAGAATGCATATTTGAGTGCTGTAACCACTGCTGAAGAGATTCTTTGAAATGAAAGATCGAGCGGAAGGAAGAGATGTCAACTTCAAAAGCTTTGGGATGGGCCTCCTTATTCAACATTTGAATCGTTGCAGCAGTCTGGGGGCACCAAAGCATAGTGTCATTTTGAGATCACCAAAGAAAAGCCTAGATAAAATTCTTACAAGATTTTATTAGATAAATGATACAATTGATAACGTATCAGAAGTTCATCCAACTGCAGAAACAGAAGGATTTTGATTTTCAGATATTATGGAAAccacttatttttcattaaaaaaaaagcaaaagaaagaaaaggatgcAGTTTCTTTCAGCTGGGTGCAGTTCCGGTTTTCCTTGAACTAAATGGAAACATCTCTTTTATGTCAAGCAAGTAAATCGTGTTTTGTTCGACCAAGTCTATCATATCGAATAACATTGTTGTTCTGTGTCTTTGATATCAATCTCTAAAGACTATCACCAATTCAACTTTATACAGTTCTTTCAACAAACTTACAGTAACAACCCTCctaacagttcatgctcctgaAAAATTTCGAAAACCTTCCCAACAGAATTATCATAAAAAGGAAGGTTCCATAATTTCAGTATCTTCTTTATTATGAAACAATTATTTGGAGAATTTGATCCTGTCCATAGATCCATGATAAATTCATGCCCAACTGTAATATGAACAGCAAATGATAAGGACTATAGTTACAACTGCAAGAAGAGATTTATCTTCCCATAAGTCAAGGCTGGTTCCAAAATGAACGACTTAATTACTTCTTGTTAATATCAAGCTTATTTAAACTAAACCAGCCTGCAAAGAAGTAACATCACAACCTCTAGAAATATATCTGCATCTCATTAATAGTAAAAGATGAAATAATAtgcatatttaaaattaaaaaaaaaaaaaaccgaatgCATGTGATCGAAGAAAGACAAGTCCTAAAATAACGATTTCATTAAGGCAGTATTAAACTCTATCCACAAGTAGGAGTTTAACTTGAAGACGACTAACAGTCCAGTTCTAAACAAGAGTACACAGGAAAATTGTCTTCTTTCCATCAGATTCCCACAACAAATGCTAAGCATGCAAAATATATACCAGTTTTCAAGAG of the Punica granatum isolate Tunisia-2019 chromosome 6, ASM765513v2, whole genome shotgun sequence genome contains:
- the LOC116210912 gene encoding tRNA (adenine(58)-N(1))-methyltransferase catalytic subunit TRMT61A-like, coding for MLPINSSQKLSFTKSIDHGDLVIIYERHDTMKAVKVSEGLSFQNRFGMFKHSDWIGKPFGSKVYSHKGGFVYLLAPTPELWTLVLSHRTQILYIADISFVIMYLEIVPGCLVLESGTGSGSLTTSLARAVAPHGHVYTFDFHEHRATSAREDFERTGVNSIVTVSVRDIQGEGFPEEFCGRADSIFLDLPQPWLAIPSAAKMLKPDGTLCSFSPCIEQVQRSCEVLRTNFTDIRTFEILLRTYEVREVKMDACRDSNNESPKKPPCKRRQMIGANNGDDISSPTVMAKPSSEARGHTGYLTFARLKCL